Proteins from one Halopseudomonas pelagia genomic window:
- a CDS encoding S-(hydroxymethyl)glutathione dehydrogenase/class III alcohol dehydrogenase — MKSRAAVAFGPGKPLEIVEIDVEPPRKGEVLVRITNTGVCHTDAFTLSGEDPEGVFPAVLGHEGAGIVVEVGEGVTSVKPGDHVIPLYTAECGECLFCKSGKTNLCVAVRATQGKGVMPDGTTRFSYNGQPIYHYMGCSTFSEYTVVAEVSLAKINPDANPEHVCLLGCGVTTGIGAVHNTAKVQPGDSVAIFGLGGIGLAAIQGARQAKAGRIIAIDTNPAKFELARTFGATECLNPKDFDKPIHEVLIEMTGWGVDHTFECIGNVNVMRSALEAAHRGWGQSIVIGVAGAGKEISTRPFQLITGRTWKGSAFGGVKGRTQLPGMVEDAMKGEIDLAPFVTHTMGLDDINKAFDLMHEGKSIRTVIHY; from the coding sequence ATGAAATCACGTGCAGCAGTTGCCTTCGGGCCTGGAAAGCCACTGGAAATCGTCGAGATCGACGTCGAGCCGCCGCGCAAGGGCGAGGTGCTTGTCAGGATCACGAATACCGGCGTTTGCCATACCGACGCCTTCACCCTGTCGGGCGAGGACCCGGAAGGCGTGTTCCCGGCGGTGCTGGGCCATGAGGGCGCCGGCATCGTGGTCGAGGTCGGCGAGGGCGTGACCTCGGTCAAGCCGGGTGACCACGTGATCCCGCTGTACACCGCCGAGTGCGGTGAGTGCCTGTTCTGCAAGAGCGGCAAGACCAACCTGTGCGTGGCGGTGCGCGCCACCCAGGGCAAGGGCGTGATGCCCGATGGCACCACCCGCTTCAGCTACAACGGCCAGCCGATCTACCACTACATGGGCTGCTCGACCTTCAGCGAATACACGGTGGTGGCCGAAGTCTCGCTGGCCAAGATCAACCCGGACGCCAATCCCGAGCATGTCTGCCTGCTGGGTTGCGGTGTGACCACCGGCATCGGCGCTGTTCACAACACGGCCAAGGTTCAGCCGGGTGACTCTGTGGCCATCTTCGGCCTCGGCGGCATCGGGCTCGCTGCGATTCAGGGGGCACGCCAGGCCAAGGCAGGTCGCATCATCGCCATCGACACCAATCCAGCGAAGTTCGAGCTGGCTCGTACCTTCGGCGCGACCGAATGCCTCAACCCGAAGGACTTCGACAAGCCGATTCACGAGGTTCTCATCGAGATGACCGGTTGGGGTGTCGATCACACCTTCGAGTGCATCGGCAACGTCAACGTGATGCGCTCGGCACTGGAAGCAGCACATCGTGGCTGGGGCCAGTCGATCGTCATCGGCGTGGCTGGTGCAGGCAAGGAAATTTCGACGCGCCCGTTCCAGTTGATCACCGGTCGCACCTGGAAGGGCTCGGCTTTCGGCGGGGTCAAGGGCCGCACTCAACTTCCCGGCATGGTGGAGGACGCAATGAAAGGCGAGATCGATCTCGCCCCGTTCGTCACCCACACCATGGGCCTCGACGACATCAACAAGGCCTTCGACCTGATGCATGAAGGCAAGTCGATTCGCACGGTGATCCACTACTGA
- a CDS encoding type II toxin-antitoxin system RatA family toxin — translation MTHIQRSALLPYPAQRLFDLVNRVERYPEFLPWCAKAEILSETDTQMRARLTVAKAGLTQSFTTNNTLVPGQRIELRLEDGPFSDLHGVWEFKALGENACKISLDLHFSYAGPVVKATLGPLFNQAANNMVEAFCQRAKELYGNG, via the coding sequence ATGACCCATATCCAGCGCTCGGCGTTGCTGCCGTATCCGGCTCAACGCCTGTTTGATCTCGTCAATCGGGTGGAGCGGTACCCCGAGTTTCTCCCCTGGTGTGCCAAGGCGGAGATTCTCAGCGAAACCGACACCCAGATGCGTGCGCGCCTGACGGTGGCCAAGGCCGGATTAACCCAATCCTTCACCACCAATAACACCTTGGTCCCTGGTCAGCGTATCGAGCTGCGGCTGGAAGACGGCCCGTTCAGTGATCTGCACGGCGTGTGGGAGTTCAAGGCGCTGGGCGAGAACGCCTGCAAGATCAGTCTGGATCTGCACTTCAGTTATGCCGGCCCGGTGGTCAAGGCGACGCTGGGGCCGCTGTTCAATCAGGCCGCCAATAATATGGTCGAAGCTTTTTGTCAGCGTGCGAAGGAGCTATACGGCAATGGATAA
- a CDS encoding tyrosine-type recombinase/integrase yields MTVKRRPDGRWLADCQPIRGQRFRKLFKTKAEALRYEAYINANKAVDPSWNPKSPDRRRLSELVDLWFDLHGHMLKDGKRRKSKLDALCVRLRNPVAALLDPSTYAHDRRIRAESGTTPKTLNNELGYLRAVYNELRGLGQIEYDNPLRLVKPFRIEERELSWLTDDQITFLLDAIRSGCDNPHVEPIVLLCLATGARWTEAETRTPANLKNGSVTFTNTKSSKARTVPISPELEAFLRNHWKRHGPFTGAITSFRRALARSGITLPKGQASHALRHSFASHFIQKGGNILTLQKILGHSSLAMTMRYAHLAPDHLKDAIKFAPIARII; encoded by the coding sequence ATGACCGTAAAGCGTCGTCCAGATGGTCGCTGGTTAGCTGATTGTCAGCCTATCCGTGGTCAGCGGTTCCGGAAGTTATTCAAAACCAAAGCTGAGGCTCTACGTTATGAGGCTTACATTAATGCCAACAAAGCCGTTGATCCCTCCTGGAACCCAAAGTCACCTGATCGCCGGCGTTTGTCGGAACTGGTTGACCTCTGGTTTGATCTGCACGGCCACATGCTCAAGGACGGCAAGCGACGCAAATCAAAGCTGGACGCTCTCTGCGTTCGTCTACGCAATCCTGTAGCCGCTCTGCTAGATCCTTCCACCTATGCCCATGATCGACGCATTCGTGCTGAATCAGGCACCACACCTAAAACGCTCAACAATGAGCTTGGCTATCTCCGGGCGGTCTATAACGAACTGCGAGGCCTAGGACAGATCGAATACGACAACCCGTTGCGGCTCGTTAAGCCTTTCCGCATTGAAGAACGCGAATTGTCCTGGCTTACCGACGATCAGATCACGTTCCTGCTCGACGCTATCCGTTCTGGCTGTGATAACCCGCACGTAGAGCCCATAGTATTGTTGTGCCTCGCTACCGGCGCTCGTTGGACCGAAGCTGAAACCAGAACCCCAGCCAACCTGAAAAATGGATCGGTCACCTTCACCAATACTAAATCCAGCAAAGCCCGGACCGTTCCTATATCGCCTGAGCTGGAAGCTTTCTTACGTAACCACTGGAAGCGTCATGGTCCGTTTACAGGTGCAATCACCTCCTTCAGACGCGCTCTCGCTCGGTCGGGTATCACCCTTCCTAAAGGTCAGGCCAGCCATGCTCTACGTCATAGCTTCGCCAGCCATTTCATACAAAAGGGCGGCAATATCCTCACGCTGCAGAAAATACTTGGCCACTCCAGCCTCGCTATGACCATGCGCTATGCTCACCTCGCGCCTGATCATTTAAAGGACGCGATCAAGTTCGCCCCTATAGCGCGAATAATCTAG
- a CDS encoding metal-sensing transcriptional repressor: MPHGPEEKKQALDAGAECPAILQQLAAVRGADNGLMATVMESYLREEFPSSEIRSDSQNKSIDETISIVRSYLR, from the coding sequence GTGCCACATGGCCCGGAAGAAAAGAAGCAAGCGCTCGATGCAGGTGCTGAATGCCCTGCAATTCTTCAGCAGCTTGCAGCTGTTCGTGGGGCTGACAACGGATTGATGGCAACGGTTATGGAGAGCTATCTACGGGAAGAGTTTCCCAGTAGCGAAATCAGGAGCGATTCGCAGAACAAGTCCATTGACGAGACCATCTCCATCGTCCGCTCCTACCTGCGGTAG
- a CDS encoding putative quinol monooxygenase: MTKLALFVRLEAKPGQEAALADFLASALPLANAESGTTAWFALKFGPSTFGVFDAFADEAGRQAHLNGQIAAALMANAATLLSSPPNIEKVELLAAKLPA; this comes from the coding sequence ATGACTAAGCTCGCCCTGTTTGTTCGCCTCGAAGCCAAACCCGGCCAGGAGGCTGCGCTTGCCGACTTCCTGGCCAGCGCACTGCCGCTCGCCAACGCCGAATCCGGCACCACTGCCTGGTTTGCATTGAAGTTTGGCCCTTCGACGTTCGGTGTGTTCGATGCCTTTGCCGATGAGGCAGGTCGCCAGGCACATCTGAACGGCCAGATCGCCGCGGCCTTGATGGCCAACGCCGCGACCTTGCTCAGTTCTCCGCCCAATATAGAGAAGGTCGAACTCCTTGCAGCCAAGCTGCCTGCATGA
- the fur gene encoding ferric iron uptake transcriptional regulator: MVENQELRKAGLKVTLPRVKILQMLDHSPERHMSAEDVYKALMEAGEDVGLATVYRVLTQFESAGLVVRHNFDGGHAVFELADGEHHDHMVCVDTGEVIEFFDAEIERRQREIVKEHGFDMVDHNLVLYVKKKGA, encoded by the coding sequence ATGGTTGAGAATCAAGAACTTCGGAAAGCTGGCCTTAAGGTCACCCTGCCACGCGTCAAGATTTTGCAGATGCTGGACCACTCACCTGAGCGCCATATGAGCGCGGAAGACGTATACAAAGCCCTGATGGAAGCGGGTGAAGACGTCGGCCTGGCCACGGTATACCGCGTCTTGACGCAGTTTGAGTCGGCCGGCCTGGTTGTGCGCCACAACTTCGATGGCGGCCATGCCGTGTTCGAGTTGGCCGACGGCGAGCACCACGATCATATGGTCTGCGTTGACACCGGTGAGGTAATCGAATTCTTCGATGCCGAGATCGAGCGTCGCCAGCGCGAAATCGTCAAGGAACACGGTTTCGACATGGTTGATCACAATCTGGTGCTGTATGTGAAGAAAAAGGGCGCCTAA
- the smpB gene encoding SsrA-binding protein SmpB, producing the protein MSNQKKPQANSGTIALNKKAKHEYFVEDRFEAGVMLTGWEVKSLRAGKAQLVDSYILLKDGEAFLLGGHITPLKTASTHVIADPTRTRKLLLNARELDKLITGVQQKGFSCVPLALYWKNHLVKCEIALVRGKKDFDKRQVEKERDWAREKQRVVRDNSR; encoded by the coding sequence ATGAGCAATCAAAAGAAACCCCAGGCCAACAGCGGCACCATCGCGCTGAACAAGAAGGCCAAACACGAATATTTTGTCGAAGACCGCTTTGAGGCCGGCGTTATGCTGACTGGCTGGGAAGTGAAAAGCCTGCGTGCCGGTAAGGCGCAACTGGTCGACAGCTATATCCTTCTCAAGGACGGCGAAGCCTTCCTGCTCGGCGGCCATATCACCCCCCTGAAGACCGCCAGTACCCACGTCATCGCCGACCCGACGCGTACGCGCAAGCTACTGCTGAACGCGCGCGAGCTGGACAAGCTAATTACAGGCGTACAGCAGAAAGGTTTCAGCTGCGTACCATTAGCCCTGTATTGGAAAAACCACCTGGTCAAATGCGAGATCGCCTTGGTGCGCGGTAAAAAAGATTTCGACAAGCGTCAGGTCGAGAAAGAACGCGACTGGGCACGTGAGAAGCAGCGCGTGGTGCGCGATAACAGCCGTTAA
- a CDS encoding HNH endonuclease: protein MANPLSKYRKSAFEKQNGHCCYCGFLMWQDSAEQFAQSHRISIAQARHFQCTAEHLKARQDGGKDARGNIAAACVRCNQLRHQRKKGREPMQYQKLVQKRLDNGRWVSIPPGSKLHRKSPPDLARLFAL, encoded by the coding sequence ATGGCTAATCCACTTTCGAAATACCGTAAATCCGCTTTTGAGAAGCAAAATGGCCACTGCTGCTACTGTGGTTTTCTGATGTGGCAAGACTCTGCCGAGCAGTTCGCTCAATCACACCGAATTTCGATAGCCCAAGCCAGGCATTTCCAATGTACAGCCGAGCACCTGAAAGCTCGTCAGGACGGTGGAAAAGACGCTAGAGGCAACATAGCCGCAGCTTGTGTGAGATGTAATCAGCTAAGGCACCAACGAAAGAAAGGCCGTGAGCCTATGCAATACCAAAAGCTGGTACAGAAGCGCCTGGATAACGGCCGCTGGGTATCGATCCCTCCAGGATCTAAGCTGCACAGGAAATCCCCGCCCGACTTGGCTAGATTATTCGCGCTATAG
- a CDS encoding DUF3422 family protein, whose product MKEPANINTTTVQPTPTATVYGMPAYADRAAAVGEVHARPHLLLQAPRGILQLAFMTEGDQARDQMAMSELSHRFGVAEPDHATPLHGMTWDEGDLHCEKHTEFSTYLWCASLDSKTGEPCGENPFKHGFVPPGPVISGIRLRLLPWIPETEKEADRFDPASLCYSLVENGSAAILTDFRQDEDGLTQILILARDLTPARAGALAQRLLEIETYRTLALLSLPLTRSMTSELRHMESRLAAITDEMCTNLVERRDSDVLLSELTGLAAELEAGVAANLYRFGASRAYYEIVEERLAALSEVAVSGYSTWADFLQRRIAPAMRECQSVKERQAKLSDKLTRAIALLRSWIDVELERQNRDLLASMNNRAKLQLRLQQTVEGLSVAAISYYVVSLLGYLLKGIPLVHDSVAQVMAVLVPAVMLTIWWIVRRIRHAHSDTAAEEKSS is encoded by the coding sequence ATGAAAGAGCCGGCCAATATCAATACGACGACCGTACAACCCACCCCGACCGCCACCGTGTACGGCATGCCGGCCTATGCCGATCGTGCTGCAGCCGTGGGTGAAGTGCATGCGCGCCCGCATCTGTTGCTTCAGGCCCCCCGCGGTATATTGCAGCTCGCTTTCATGACCGAAGGTGACCAGGCCAGGGATCAGATGGCGATGAGCGAGTTGTCTCATCGCTTCGGCGTTGCCGAGCCCGACCACGCTACGCCGCTACACGGCATGACATGGGATGAGGGAGACCTTCACTGTGAAAAGCACACCGAGTTCTCTACGTATCTCTGGTGCGCTTCGCTGGATTCCAAGACGGGAGAGCCTTGCGGAGAAAATCCCTTCAAACATGGATTTGTTCCTCCGGGCCCGGTCATATCCGGCATCCGCTTGAGACTTCTTCCGTGGATACCAGAAACGGAGAAGGAGGCTGATCGCTTCGATCCTGCCAGCCTGTGCTACTCGTTGGTGGAGAACGGCTCTGCCGCCATCTTGACCGACTTCCGACAGGATGAGGATGGCCTGACGCAGATCCTCATCCTTGCTCGTGATTTGACCCCGGCGCGGGCAGGTGCGCTGGCTCAACGTCTATTGGAGATCGAGACGTACCGTACCTTGGCGTTGCTGTCTCTGCCGTTGACGCGATCGATGACGTCGGAGCTGCGACACATGGAGTCGCGCCTTGCTGCGATCACTGACGAGATGTGTACGAATTTGGTAGAACGCCGCGATAGCGACGTGCTGCTTTCCGAATTGACAGGTCTGGCCGCCGAACTGGAAGCTGGCGTCGCGGCAAATCTCTATCGCTTCGGCGCCAGCCGTGCCTACTACGAGATCGTCGAGGAAAGGCTGGCTGCGCTTTCAGAAGTGGCCGTATCCGGATACAGCACCTGGGCGGATTTCCTGCAGCGTCGCATCGCTCCAGCCATGCGGGAGTGCCAATCCGTAAAGGAGCGCCAGGCCAAGCTCTCCGACAAACTGACCCGAGCCATCGCGTTGCTGCGTTCGTGGATCGACGTCGAACTTGAACGCCAGAACCGCGATCTGCTGGCTTCGATGAACAACCGGGCCAAGTTGCAATTGCGCCTTCAGCAAACCGTCGAAGGCCTGTCGGTCGCGGCAATTTCTTATTACGTCGTGAGTCTTCTCGGCTACCTGCTCAAGGGCATTCCGCTCGTTCACGACAGCGTGGCGCAGGTGATGGCGGTTCTGGTACCTGCGGTGATGCTGACGATCTGGTGGATCGTCCGCAGGATAAGACACGCCCACAGCGACACGGCGGCGGAAGAGAAATCTTCCTGA
- a CDS encoding GlxA family transcriptional regulator: MTTIYIDNNDNFDIIIAMKLHILVCDGVFDLGLAALTDTVGLANAMSGSLPQAPAHIELTLVGVRRRIRTAQGLTVPVVTARGVPEPDVVLVPAFGDKMPDTLSARLTRPDVPDAVAALQLWSTAGAHLGAACSGSFLLAESGLLDGHRATTSWWLGPMFRQRYPNVKLDESRMIVNSTRFTTAGAALAHVDLALRIIRERSPALAALVARYLLVEARSSQAEFVIPDHLAHADPMVERFESWARSQLAQGFSLAEAASAAGTSERTLARRLQSVLGKTPLSYFQDLRVEHAVHLLRTGNASVDQVATQVGYSDGATLRALLRRKLGRGVRELRRGG; the protein is encoded by the coding sequence ATGACAACCATTTATATAGACAACAATGACAACTTTGATATCATTATTGCCATGAAACTTCATATCCTTGTTTGTGATGGCGTGTTTGATCTGGGGCTTGCGGCGCTCACTGACACAGTGGGCTTGGCCAATGCGATGTCGGGCTCGCTGCCACAGGCTCCCGCGCACATAGAGCTCACGCTGGTGGGCGTGCGGCGTCGCATCCGAACGGCGCAGGGCTTGACGGTCCCCGTGGTCACTGCGCGTGGTGTGCCGGAACCAGACGTCGTGCTCGTGCCCGCGTTTGGTGACAAGATGCCTGACACGCTCTCAGCTCGGCTCACACGCCCCGACGTGCCCGATGCGGTCGCCGCGCTACAGCTGTGGTCCACCGCTGGCGCGCACCTTGGTGCCGCCTGCTCCGGTAGTTTCTTACTTGCAGAGAGTGGCCTGCTTGATGGGCATCGTGCGACGACGTCATGGTGGCTGGGGCCGATGTTTCGGCAGCGCTATCCGAACGTCAAGCTGGACGAGTCACGCATGATCGTGAACTCGACACGCTTCACTACCGCGGGTGCCGCTTTGGCCCACGTCGACTTGGCCTTGCGCATCATCCGGGAGCGCAGTCCGGCGCTGGCGGCCCTGGTGGCACGCTATCTGCTGGTCGAGGCACGCAGTTCGCAAGCCGAGTTCGTGATTCCCGACCACCTTGCGCATGCCGACCCGATGGTCGAGCGCTTCGAGAGCTGGGCCAGAAGTCAGCTCGCGCAGGGGTTCTCGCTGGCCGAGGCGGCCAGCGCCGCGGGCACAAGCGAGCGCACCTTGGCGCGGCGGCTGCAAAGCGTTTTGGGCAAGACACCGTTGTCGTATTTCCAGGACCTGCGCGTGGAGCATGCCGTCCATCTCTTGCGCACCGGAAACGCCAGCGTCGACCAGGTCGCCACACAGGTCGGGTATTCGGATGGGGCGACCCTGCGGGCCCTGCTGCGCCGCAAGCTGGGCCGGGGTGTCAGGGAGTTGCGACGCGGCGGATGA
- a CDS encoding sodium-dependent transporter, whose protein sequence is MANESTSIHGIWTSRWVFILAATGSAVGLGNIWKFPYMAGVYGGGAFVLVYLLCIALVGLPIMLAETVLGRRGRQSPVNTLRSLAVQAGASARWSWAAIMGMVAALLILSFYSVVAGWSLDYIIGMGRGEFVGIDGDSAGARFGSLTADPWRLTLWHSLFMLVTGVIIARGVVAGLEKSLRIMMPMLFVLLIILLGYSMTTGHFMQGLTFLFHFDLAEVPDGILAAMGHAFFTLSVGVGSIMVFGSYMPKNSSIGGTVMTVALLDTVVALTAGMALFPIVFAAGLEPSAGPGLMFVTLPIAFGNIAMGQVFGLMFFVLVAVAAWSSAISMLEPAVAYWVERTGRTRTQITALIALICWIVGLGTVLSFNVLADARFFVSDDSGWRLFVWGADGGKTLFESIDYLTSRIMLPLGGLLFALFAGWVIGRDVFRAELALRHPRLFPVVYWLLRYVAPTGVLIVFVTELFK, encoded by the coding sequence ATGGCCAACGAAAGCACTTCCATTCACGGCATCTGGACCAGCCGGTGGGTCTTTATTCTGGCGGCGACCGGTTCGGCCGTGGGCCTGGGGAATATCTGGAAGTTTCCCTATATGGCAGGCGTGTACGGTGGTGGGGCGTTCGTGCTGGTTTACCTGTTGTGTATTGCATTGGTCGGGCTGCCGATCATGCTGGCGGAGACGGTGCTGGGCCGGCGCGGACGGCAGAGCCCGGTGAATACGCTGCGGAGCCTGGCAGTGCAGGCGGGCGCCTCGGCGCGGTGGTCCTGGGCGGCGATCATGGGTATGGTCGCGGCGCTGCTGATATTGTCCTTTTACAGTGTGGTCGCTGGTTGGTCACTGGATTACATTATCGGCATGGGCCGCGGTGAATTTGTAGGTATTGATGGCGACAGTGCTGGCGCGCGTTTTGGCAGCCTAACGGCCGACCCATGGCGTCTGACCCTATGGCACAGTCTGTTCATGCTGGTTACCGGGGTGATCATCGCCCGCGGCGTCGTGGCGGGACTGGAAAAGAGTTTGCGCATCATGATGCCGATGCTGTTTGTGCTGCTGATCATTCTGCTCGGCTACAGCATGACCACCGGGCATTTCATGCAGGGCCTGACCTTTCTTTTTCATTTTGATCTCGCCGAAGTGCCGGACGGCATTCTCGCAGCCATGGGGCACGCGTTTTTTACCCTGAGTGTCGGCGTGGGATCAATCATGGTATTCGGCTCTTATATGCCGAAGAATTCATCCATAGGCGGCACCGTAATGACGGTAGCGCTGCTTGATACCGTGGTTGCACTGACAGCGGGCATGGCGCTGTTTCCCATTGTATTTGCTGCCGGCCTGGAGCCCAGTGCCGGCCCGGGATTGATGTTTGTCACGCTGCCGATTGCCTTCGGCAATATCGCCATGGGCCAGGTTTTCGGGCTAATGTTTTTCGTGCTGGTCGCGGTAGCGGCATGGAGTTCGGCGATTTCCATGCTTGAGCCTGCGGTGGCTTACTGGGTCGAGCGGACCGGGCGCACGCGGACACAGATCACGGCACTGATCGCATTGATTTGCTGGATCGTCGGGCTGGGCACCGTACTGTCATTCAATGTGCTGGCAGACGCACGCTTCTTTGTCAGCGATGACTCCGGTTGGCGGCTATTTGTATGGGGCGCCGATGGCGGGAAAACGCTGTTTGAAAGCATTGATTACCTGACCAGCCGCATCATGCTGCCGCTGGGCGGGCTGCTCTTTGCTCTGTTCGCCGGCTGGGTGATCGGGCGAGACGTATTTCGAGCCGAGCTGGCGCTGCGCCATCCGCGGCTGTTTCCAGTGGTATATTGGCTGTTACGCTATGTGGCCCCGACAGGGGTGTTGATTGTATTTGTGACTGAACTGTTCAAATAA
- a CDS encoding outer membrane protein assembly factor BamE, producing MPNSLYRILCILLCLSVLGLAGCSFPGVYKIDVQQGNVVTQEMVDQLRPGMTTRQVRFIMGTPLVEDTFHPNRWDYIYSMQAGHQERTQERISLNFENDLLVGLSGDFVPGASRDERIMGAGQQEEPEVLETYPVDLGAPLGTGEE from the coding sequence ATGCCAAATAGCTTATACCGAATCCTATGTATCCTGTTGTGTCTCTCCGTTCTGGGCCTCGCCGGCTGTAGCTTTCCCGGCGTTTACAAGATCGATGTCCAACAGGGCAACGTGGTCACCCAGGAGATGGTTGACCAACTGCGCCCCGGCATGACTACCCGTCAGGTGCGCTTCATCATGGGCACGCCCCTGGTAGAAGATACCTTCCATCCGAATCGCTGGGACTATATCTACAGCATGCAGGCGGGCCACCAGGAGCGCACGCAAGAGCGCATCAGCCTGAACTTTGAAAACGATCTGCTGGTTGGCTTGTCCGGCGATTTCGTTCCCGGCGCCAGCCGCGATGAACGGATCATGGGCGCTGGCCAACAGGAAGAGCCTGAAGTACTGGAAACCTACCCCGTAGATCTCGGTGCTCCGCTGGGCACCGGTGAAGAGTAA
- a CDS encoding VOC family protein: MSTPVISGDGIFSHIFIGAADLQKSVAFYEAALGALGIKNLGPFNNGWVLFGREKPAFIIARPGNGEAPSSNGVTIGFAAATPAEVDAFHAAGLAAGGIDEGQPGARGHLPGAYAAYLRDPAGNKVCSYTFV; the protein is encoded by the coding sequence ATGTCCACTCCTGTCATTTCTGGCGATGGCATCTTTTCGCACATCTTTATCGGCGCTGCCGACCTTCAGAAGTCGGTCGCGTTCTACGAAGCCGCTCTGGGTGCTCTTGGCATCAAGAACCTCGGTCCTTTCAACAACGGATGGGTACTTTTCGGTCGCGAAAAGCCGGCTTTCATCATCGCCCGCCCGGGCAATGGTGAAGCGCCTTCCAGCAACGGCGTGACGATCGGCTTTGCGGCCGCCACTCCCGCTGAAGTGGATGCCTTCCACGCCGCCGGCCTTGCCGCAGGCGGCATTGACGAGGGCCAGCCTGGCGCACGTGGTCACCTGCCGGGTGCCTATGCGGCCTACCTGCGTGATCCGGCGGGCAACAAGGTCTGCTCGTACACCTTCGTCTGA
- a CDS encoding RnfH family protein has product MDKTLVVEVAYALPHKQKILSLTVPEGTTALQAVHQSGIQSHFPELDLDASAMGIFGKGIPKPAERILLSGERVEIYRPLIADPKEVRKQRAAKAKAAKDEAEEG; this is encoded by the coding sequence ATGGATAAAACGCTGGTGGTAGAAGTAGCCTACGCGCTGCCGCACAAGCAGAAGATTCTCAGCCTGACCGTGCCGGAGGGCACCACGGCGCTGCAGGCGGTGCATCAATCGGGTATCCAGAGCCATTTTCCAGAGCTCGATCTTGATGCAAGCGCCATGGGAATTTTTGGCAAAGGGATACCCAAGCCGGCAGAGCGGATTTTGCTGTCAGGTGAACGAGTGGAAATTTATCGTCCGCTGATTGCCGATCCGAAAGAGGTTCGTAAGCAGAGAGCAGCTAAAGCCAAGGCAGCGAAGGATGAAGCTGAGGAAGGCTAG
- a CDS encoding IS3 family transposase (programmed frameshift) produces the protein MSKRKQYSPEFKREAVELARRSGTSCRQIAQEIGVAPSLLNRWVREARAAEKPFPGTGNPRDEELARLKRELARVTKERDFLKRRGSVLCQGIIERYSVIQRCRNEYPVRLMCRCLKVSASGYYDWQDREPSPRAQDNARLIKRIREIHEDSRGAIGAPRMHEDLLFEGETASLNRVARLMAAEQIQGWPRRKRRGFGRVTSGRPAGVENLLERDFNALEPERKWVTDITEIATLEGKLFLCVVLDLYSKLVIGWSMHHRQDRQMVIRAVEMAIWQRQGNWSVILHSDRGSQFTSVDYQRFLSRNTLVCSMSAVGHCADNAACEGFFGQLKRERVAHQSCRTLDEARADLFDYIERFHNPRMRRRVAQQDLKFSALLKPSVEAG, from the exons ATGTCCAAGCGCAAACAATATAGCCCGGAGTTCAAACGGGAGGCCGTAGAACTGGCCCGTCGCTCAGGCACCAGTTGTCGTCAGATAGCTCAAGAGATCGGGGTGGCGCCAAGCTTGCTAAATCGCTGGGTGCGTGAGGCGCGAGCAGCTGAGAAGCCTTTTCCCGGCACAGGCAACCCGCGAGATGAAGAACTTGCCCGCCTCAAGCGCGAGCTGGCCCGAGTGACGAAGGAACGTGATTTTTTAA AAAGACGCGGCAGCGTACTTTGCCAGGGAATCATCGAACGGTACTCGGTGATCCAGCGCTGCCGCAACGAGTACCCAGTCCGACTGATGTGCCGTTGTTTGAAGGTGTCTGCCAGTGGCTATTACGACTGGCAAGATCGTGAGCCAAGCCCACGCGCTCAGGATAATGCGCGCCTGATAAAGCGTATTCGTGAGATCCATGAGGATAGCCGCGGTGCAATAGGTGCGCCTCGCATGCACGAGGATCTCCTATTCGAAGGTGAAACCGCCAGCCTGAACCGTGTTGCTCGCTTGATGGCCGCAGAGCAAATTCAAGGTTGGCCGCGCAGGAAGAGACGTGGCTTTGGCCGAGTAACGTCTGGCCGCCCAGCAGGTGTGGAAAATCTACTGGAACGCGACTTCAATGCCTTGGAGCCGGAGCGCAAATGGGTCACGGATATCACGGAGATAGCCACGCTGGAGGGCAAGCTCTTCCTGTGTGTAGTGCTGGATCTGTACAGCAAGCTAGTGATTGGCTGGTCGATGCATCATCGCCAAGATAGGCAGATGGTCATCCGGGCAGTGGAGATGGCGATTTGGCAGCGTCAGGGTAACTGGTCGGTCATTTTACATTCTGACAGGGGAAGCCAATTTACCAGCGTCGACTATCAGCGCTTTCTGAGCCGAAACACGCTGGTTTGCAGCATGAGTGCCGTTGGCCATTGTGCCGATAACGCGGCTTGTGAGGGCTTCTTCGGCCAACTCAAGCGCGAGCGTGTTGCTCATCAATCGTGCCGGACACTTGATGAAGCGCGAGCGGATCTGTTCGACTATATTGAGCGGTTTCATAACCCACGAATGCGTCGTAGAGTTGCTCAGCAAGATCTGAAGTTTTCGGCTCTTTTAAAACCGTCCGTGGAAGCGGGGTAG